One genomic window of Mucilaginibacter sp. SJ includes the following:
- a CDS encoding winged helix-turn-helix transcriptional regulator, with protein sequence MYVKKITPSLNCGLDLVGEVLYGKWKIRILWFIHEGYLRPSELQRRIPDVTRRVLNVQLKELEDHEMVTKTIYPVMPPKVEYELTEFGKTLIPLIRSIGLWGDENQERLRRVILKHNGPSSANTGEHRTNLRISV encoded by the coding sequence ATGTATGTAAAAAAGATCACTCCCTCACTTAATTGCGGCCTTGACCTGGTTGGTGAAGTGTTGTATGGCAAATGGAAGATCCGCATTTTGTGGTTCATCCATGAAGGCTACTTAAGACCGAGTGAACTGCAGCGGAGGATTCCTGACGTGACGAGACGGGTGCTGAATGTGCAATTGAAGGAACTGGAGGATCATGAAATGGTGACTAAAACTATTTATCCGGTGATGCCACCAAAGGTGGAGTATGAATTGACGGAATTCGGAAAAACGCTGATCCCGCTTATTCGTTCTATTGGCCTTTGGGGTGACGAAAATCAGGAACGGCTGCGCAGGGTAATTTTAAAGCACAACGGACCATCGTCAGCTAACACCGGAGAACATCGGACTAATCTGAGGATCTCGGTTTAA
- a CDS encoding ISAon1 family transposase N-terminal region protein, producing MSSAHETLVHLILPKGLLDYFELTDVRSSENGALNIYLEEKNLAPSGYDKSQLESKGFLPETAIQDFPIRGHKVALCIKRRRWEVKASGELITRDWDLVRKGARMTTEFGTFLKGIFG from the coding sequence TTGTCATCAGCCCACGAAACCCTTGTCCATTTAATCTTACCAAAAGGCCTTTTAGACTATTTTGAACTTACCGATGTCCGTTCATCAGAGAATGGAGCGTTGAACATTTATCTGGAGGAGAAGAACCTTGCTCCATCCGGTTATGATAAGTCACAGTTAGAGTCAAAAGGCTTTTTACCAGAGACAGCTATTCAGGATTTTCCTATCCGCGGCCATAAAGTAGCCTTATGTATAAAAAGGCGCAGATGGGAAGTTAAAGCGAGTGGTGAGCTTATCACAAGAGACTGGGATTTAGTAAGAAAAGGGGCGCGAATGACAACGGAATTCGGCACTTTTTTAAAAGGAATATTTGGATAA
- a CDS encoding (Fe-S)-binding protein — translation MIAQLIFIIILAVAVYFFGKNVSKIRRNILLGKDTDRNDQPALRWKVMAKIALGQTKMVKRPVAAVMHFFIYIGFIIINLEVLEIMIDGIFGSHRIFSQPLGGLYGFLIGAFEILAVLVLTACIVFLCRRNVVHLKRFTGTEMTQWPKSDANYILITEILLMTAFLTMNAADYKLQLQHFGHYITAGSFPVSSLLAPLLPGSASALVITERVCWWFHIVGILCFLNYLPYSKHFHILLAFPNTYYSNLNPKGKFTNMTSVTNEVKAMLDPSFVPENTGEPGRFGAKDVTDLSWKNLMEAYTCTECGRCTSVCPANITGKLLSPRKIMMDTRDRITEIGNNIDKHGKDHQDDKSLLDNYITREELWACTSCNACVEACPVNINPLEIITEMRRYIVMEESQAPASLNNMFGNVENNGAPWKYSQADRFNWAEEQ, via the coding sequence ATGATTGCTCAGCTTATATTTATTATCATCCTGGCGGTTGCCGTTTACTTCTTCGGCAAGAACGTGTCTAAAATCAGGCGCAATATTTTGCTGGGTAAAGACACGGATCGTAACGACCAGCCGGCCCTGCGCTGGAAAGTGATGGCCAAAATTGCCCTTGGCCAAACCAAAATGGTTAAACGCCCCGTAGCAGCGGTAATGCACTTTTTTATTTATATAGGTTTTATCATTATTAACCTCGAAGTGCTGGAGATCATGATTGACGGGATCTTTGGTTCGCACCGCATCTTTTCGCAGCCGCTTGGTGGTTTGTATGGTTTCCTGATAGGTGCTTTCGAGATACTGGCAGTATTGGTACTTACGGCGTGTATCGTTTTCCTGTGCAGGCGCAATGTTGTGCATCTGAAACGTTTTACGGGTACAGAAATGACTCAATGGCCAAAATCTGATGCGAATTACATCCTTATTACCGAGATATTACTCATGACCGCTTTCCTGACCATGAATGCGGCTGATTATAAATTACAACTACAGCATTTTGGCCACTATATTACAGCCGGAAGCTTCCCGGTAAGTTCATTGTTGGCGCCGTTGCTGCCAGGTAGCGCTTCGGCATTGGTAATTACCGAACGCGTTTGCTGGTGGTTCCATATTGTAGGGATCCTGTGTTTTTTGAATTATCTGCCTTATTCAAAGCATTTTCATATCCTGCTGGCGTTCCCTAATACGTACTATTCAAACCTTAACCCTAAAGGTAAATTTACCAATATGACATCGGTTACCAATGAGGTGAAAGCAATGCTTGATCCGTCATTCGTGCCTGAAAACACCGGTGAACCGGGACGTTTTGGTGCGAAGGATGTTACTGATCTTAGCTGGAAAAACCTGATGGAAGCTTATACCTGTACCGAGTGCGGCAGGTGCACTTCGGTTTGTCCGGCAAATATTACTGGGAAACTGCTTTCACCGCGTAAGATCATGATGGATACCCGCGATCGCATCACCGAGATTGGTAATAACATTGATAAGCACGGTAAAGACCACCAAGATGATAAATCATTGCTTGACAATTACATTACCCGCGAAGAGCTTTGGGCCTGCACCAGTTGTAACGCTTGTGTAGAAGCTTGTCCGGTAAACATCAATCCGCTGGAGATCATAACAGAAATGCGCCGTTATATTGTAATGGAAGAATCGCAGGCCCCGGCAAGTTTAAATAATATGTTTGGCAACGTCGAAAACAACGGCGCCCCATGGAAATACAGCCAGGCCGACAGGTTTAACTGGGCGGAGGAACAGTAG
- a CDS encoding ISAon1 family transposase, which translates to MDNHPISSHLLGRLYQVDGKQLGQQYKDHLSDFHSWSQKDHAEDLMLFADNTGPYLSIDETALSNGELYTIVTNKQAKGNKKAIVAMIKGTQSEQIIAVLEKIPLRSRNKVKEVTMDMAANMIKAIRRCFSNAVRVVDRFHVQKRAYDAVQEARIKYRWEALDAESKLIEQARKNKQSYQPEVLSNGDTLKQLLARSRYLLFKHRSKWTLSQKERADLLFSRYPELLKAYNLAISLGNIFTNCKTKVIAFKKLAIWYNEVEDSGINAFKTVARSVQQHYESILNFFDNRSTNASAESFNAKVKAFRATLRGVRDTSFFLFRLAKIYA; encoded by the coding sequence TTGGATAATCACCCGATCAGCAGCCATTTATTAGGCCGGCTATACCAGGTAGATGGCAAGCAGCTCGGTCAGCAATACAAAGATCACCTAAGTGATTTTCATAGCTGGAGCCAAAAGGACCATGCGGAAGACCTGATGCTGTTTGCAGATAACACAGGCCCTTATCTGAGTATAGATGAAACCGCGTTAAGCAATGGGGAACTCTATACCATTGTTACCAACAAACAAGCCAAAGGGAATAAAAAAGCCATAGTGGCGATGATCAAAGGCACACAGTCTGAACAAATCATCGCTGTACTGGAGAAAATACCCTTAAGGTCAAGGAATAAAGTAAAGGAGGTAACGATGGACATGGCGGCAAACATGATCAAAGCTATACGCAGATGTTTTAGCAATGCTGTGCGGGTCGTGGACCGATTCCATGTACAAAAGCGGGCTTATGACGCTGTTCAGGAAGCAAGAATAAAATATCGCTGGGAAGCTCTTGATGCGGAAAGTAAGCTGATTGAACAGGCCCGGAAAAACAAACAATCCTATCAGCCCGAAGTGCTCAGTAATGGCGATACTTTAAAACAATTACTCGCCCGAAGCAGATACTTGCTGTTCAAGCATCGATCTAAATGGACGCTATCACAAAAGGAAAGGGCTGATCTGCTTTTTTCAAGATATCCGGAACTGCTCAAAGCTTATAATCTTGCTATCAGCTTAGGTAATATATTCACTAATTGTAAAACCAAAGTGATCGCCTTTAAAAAACTGGCTATATGGTATAATGAGGTGGAAGACTCTGGTATTAATGCTTTTAAAACCGTTGCAAGGTCCGTTCAGCAACATTATGAATCTATCTTGAACTTCTTCGATAACAGAAGTACAAACGCATCTGCAGAATCTTTCAATGCTAAAGTTAAAGCTTTCAGAGCTACTCTCAGAGGTGTAAGAGATACTTCATTCTTTCTATTCAGACTTGCTAAAATCTATGCTTAA